A single Pseudodesulfovibrio aespoeensis Aspo-2 DNA region contains:
- a CDS encoding tetratricopeptide repeat protein, giving the protein MASHQFDQIVRSFLETGAIVYLSDDAVFIRALRNIVSRVIGFKGDALFPMAQTQAALEKCLELRDAGVPCVVFVERMLGDKPTTDFIIRLKREFPVVRMIVLTWEATRETVAYFFELGVSQVLVKPASANKVIEDLAATIHPPSVLKKQMDRCASLLDAGEYDAALEVTDRILLLKPDCAPGLVMRGDALMGIGEADKAVQAYMAAHESRPIFMAPLIKLAAAFDRMEDERALAYMKELDEISPLNPERKIELARQHLQRDETEKAEAYLTESVELAEREHLSITGDLTERIVDAVAARAPDLAAKYLMRVLDGKRVLGRDDLVHFNRLGIVLRGQGRWKEAVDVYKKALNIAQDDPAIHYNMGLAYWEGDERRTAMGCFEAALRLNPRFYEGSMGAAMNIGSLHLDLRQYEDAVPFFEHVLELDPQNDTARRRLDRARKRLPPVDRRSQEREAQARDEYNVDDLVAAPTKGQRDKGQRDKRQKDKGQKDSETKKGRSGKITRLDF; this is encoded by the coding sequence CTCAGGAACATCGTCAGCCGCGTCATCGGGTTCAAGGGCGATGCGCTCTTCCCCATGGCCCAGACCCAGGCGGCCCTGGAAAAGTGCCTGGAACTGCGCGACGCAGGCGTTCCCTGCGTGGTCTTTGTGGAGCGGATGCTGGGCGACAAGCCGACCACCGACTTCATCATCCGCCTCAAGCGCGAGTTTCCCGTAGTGCGCATGATCGTGCTCACCTGGGAGGCCACACGCGAAACCGTGGCCTACTTCTTCGAGCTTGGCGTCAGCCAGGTGCTGGTCAAGCCCGCCTCGGCCAACAAGGTCATCGAGGATCTGGCGGCCACCATCCACCCGCCCTCGGTGCTCAAGAAGCAGATGGACCGCTGCGCGTCGCTCCTTGACGCGGGCGAGTACGACGCGGCCCTGGAAGTGACGGACCGCATCCTGCTGCTCAAGCCGGACTGCGCGCCCGGACTGGTCATGCGCGGCGATGCGCTCATGGGCATCGGGGAGGCGGACAAGGCTGTTCAGGCATACATGGCCGCCCACGAGAGCCGACCCATCTTCATGGCCCCGCTGATCAAGCTGGCAGCCGCCTTTGACAGGATGGAGGACGAGCGCGCCCTGGCCTACATGAAGGAACTCGACGAGATCAGCCCCCTCAACCCGGAACGCAAGATAGAGCTGGCCAGACAGCACCTGCAACGCGACGAGACCGAAAAGGCCGAGGCGTACCTGACCGAGAGCGTCGAGCTGGCCGAGCGCGAGCATCTCAGCATCACGGGCGACCTGACCGAGCGCATCGTGGACGCCGTGGCCGCCCGCGCCCCGGACCTGGCCGCCAAGTACCTGATGCGCGTCCTTGACGGCAAACGGGTGCTGGGCCGCGACGACCTGGTCCATTTCAACCGGCTGGGCATCGTCCTGCGCGGCCAGGGCCGGTGGAAGGAGGCCGTGGATGTCTACAAGAAGGCCTTGAATATCGCCCAAGACGATCCAGCCATCCACTACAATATGGGCCTGGCCTACTGGGAGGGCGACGAGCGGCGCACCGCCATGGGGTGCTTCGAGGCGGCCCTCAGGCTCAACCCCCGCTTCTATGAGGGCAGCATGGGCGCGGCCATGAACATCGGCTCGCTACACCTCGATCTGCGCCAGTACGAGGACGCGGTCCCCTTCTTCGAGCACGTGCTTGAGCTTGACCCGCAAAACGACACCGCGCGCCGCAGGCTGGACAGGGCCAGAAAGCGTCTTCCCCCGGTTGACAGGCGCAGCCAGGAGCGCGAAGCCCAAGCCCGCGACGAGTACAACGTGGACGATCTGGTTGCAGCCCCGACCAAGGGCCAAAGGGACAAAGGCCAAAGGGACAAGAGACAAAAGGACAAAGGACAAAAGGACAGCGAGACGAAGAAGGGCCGCTCCGGCAAGATCACCCGGCTCGACTTCTGA
- the metW gene encoding methionine biosynthesis protein MetW has translation MRFDLQVIASWIEPGSRVLDLGCRTGSLLNHLRREKGTLGTGIEIDEKAAGEAIAKGLSVIHGDIYEEIGDYPDNAFDYVILSQTLQQVYDPAMLIREMLRVGSRCIVSFPNFTHIRNRLQMFFTGRAPVSRELPYQWYDSPNIRVIPITDFRRFCRDLGVPIVREVAISTHHHDTRGRVITLLPNLLAAFGIFMLGKPGAQGPAS, from the coding sequence ATGCGCTTTGATCTCCAGGTCATCGCCTCCTGGATCGAGCCCGGCTCGCGGGTGCTCGACCTCGGCTGCCGCACCGGCTCGCTGCTCAATCATCTGCGTCGGGAAAAGGGGACTCTGGGCACGGGCATAGAGATCGACGAAAAGGCCGCGGGCGAGGCCATAGCCAAAGGGCTCTCGGTCATCCACGGCGACATCTACGAGGAGATCGGGGACTATCCGGACAACGCCTTTGACTACGTCATCCTCTCCCAGACCCTGCAACAGGTCTACGACCCGGCCATGCTCATCCGCGAGATGCTGCGCGTGGGCAGCCGGTGCATCGTCTCGTTCCCCAACTTCACGCACATACGGAACCGCCTCCAGATGTTCTTCACCGGGCGCGCGCCCGTATCGCGGGAGCTGCCCTACCAGTGGTACGACAGCCCCAACATCCGGGTCATTCCCATCACGGATTTCAGGCGGTTTTGCCGGGATCTCGGCGTGCCCATCGTCAGGGAGGTGGCCATCTCCACCCACCATCACGACACCAGGGGGCGGGTCATCACCCTGCTGCCCAACCTGCTGGCCGCCTTTGGCATCTTCATGCTTGGAAAGCCCGGCGCGCAGGGTCCGGCAAGCTAG